In the Candidatus Dechloromonas phosphoritropha genome, TGAAACCTCTGCCCGGCACCCGGGTCAAACTCACTTTTTTAAGGAGAAACAGATCATGGGCATCTTGTGGACCATCGTTCTCGGTTTCGTCATCGGCGTCGTGGCCAAGTTGCTGCATCCGGGCAAGGAAAACATGGGCTTCATCGTCACCGTGCTGCTCGGCATCGGCGGCTCTTTCCTCGCCGGCGTGATCGGCCAGTACTTCGGCTGGTATCAGGCGGGTGAAGGCGCCGGATTCATCGCCTCGGTCGTCGTCGCCATCGTGCTGCTCGTCATCTACGGCAAGGTACGCGGCGGTCAATCCGGCGGGTCCTGAGCAGGGTGCAGCGCAACATGAACGCTGCCACCGCCGATGCCGCTTGGGCCGACGCACGCGCGAGCAATCCGACCGAGTCGCTGCGCCAGGAGTGCCGCACCATGGCCCGCCGCCGCGCGGCGCTGGCGGCGGCAACGTCGCTGATCCCCATTCCCGGCATCGACCTGGC is a window encoding:
- a CDS encoding GlsB/YeaQ/YmgE family stress response membrane protein, with protein sequence MGILWTIVLGFVIGVVAKLLHPGKENMGFIVTVLLGIGGSFLAGVIGQYFGWYQAGEGAGFIASVVVAIVLLVIYGKVRGGQSGGS